Proteins co-encoded in one Arachis hypogaea cultivar Tifrunner chromosome 11, arahy.Tifrunner.gnm2.J5K5, whole genome shotgun sequence genomic window:
- the LOC112720500 gene encoding small ribosomal subunit protein bS16m/bS16c, with translation MVVRIRLSRFGCKNKPFYRVMAADSRSPRDGKHLEVLGYYNPLPGQDNEKRMGLNFERVKYWLSVGAQPSEPVERLLFRAGLLPPPPMLAMARKGGPRDTRAVDALTGRILHQEKSVVANNDGDDGKQETPEAENS, from the exons ATGGTCGTGAGGATTCGGTTATCACGGTTCGGGTGCAAGAACAAGCCATTCTATCGTGTCATGGCTGCTGATAGCAGATCCCCTAGAGATGGCAAGCACCTTGAAGTTCTGGGTTACTATAATCCTTTGCCAG GCCAAGATAATGAGAAAAGAATGGGTCTCAATTTTGAGAGGGTCAA GTATTGGCTCTCTGTTGGAGCTCAACCATCAGAGCCTGTAGAACGTCTTCTGTTCCGAGCAGGGTTACTGCCTCCGCCACCAATGCTGGCGATGGCACGCAAGGGAGGTCCACGTGATACACGTGCCGTGGATGCTTTAACTGGACGCATCCTGCATCAAGAAAAGTCAGTTGTTGCCAACAACGATGGAGATGATGGAAAACAGGAAACCCCTGAAGCTGAAAACTCCTAA